The nucleotide window CGAAACCGATGGCTGTTTTGCCGATGGCCTGTCGGTGGCCAGCGGCTGCTGGCTGGGGCGGCGCACCCTGCGCCTGGTGGATCACGGCAAGGTGGCGGCCACGGTGGTGGACACCCACACCGGGCAGGCCATCAGGATTGCCCCGCACCCCGATCTGCGCGCGCGGGTGCGCGCTGGCCGCCCGGCCGGGCAAAAGCGCTGGGACGCCTATATGGCCGCCTACCAGACTTGGCCGGACGAGGCCCTGTTTCAGGTGCAGCCCGTCACGCTCAGTGTGGACCTGGCCGCCCTGATCAGCGTGGCCGGAAAGCGCGCCGTCTGCGAAGGCTGCGGCGAAGAGATCATCAATGAGCGTGAGGTGCGGGGGCCCGCCGGGGTGCAGTGCCGCGCCTGTGCAGGCGACACCTACTGGCACCCGGTCTGATGCAGGTGCACGCCCCGAAAGGCGAGAAGAGCGGCTGCACCGCCCAGTCGCCGCAGAAGAGACAAGAGTTGACCCCCTCCACTGTTGAGAGGGGGTCTCTGATGCCTGACTACCAGTCAAAACTCCTGACAGCCAAGGAAAAGTCGGCGCCTG belongs to Deinococcus arcticus and includes:
- a CDS encoding FmdE family protein; amino-acid sequence: MTQPPPPASPGTAPAQAITCLSTDLGPLPALLAQSAALHRHLCPRQVLGARLGLLAGRLLELPFPRTDKRVLVFAETDGCFADGLSVASGCWLGRRTLRLVDHGKVAATVVDTHTGQAIRIAPHPDLRARVRAGRPAGQKRWDAYMAAYQTWPDEALFQVQPVTLSVDLAALISVAGKRAVCEGCGEEIINEREVRGPAGVQCRACAGDTYWHPV